In Rosa chinensis cultivar Old Blush chromosome 1, RchiOBHm-V2, whole genome shotgun sequence, a genomic segment contains:
- the LOC112181778 gene encoding LOW QUALITY PROTEIN: uncharacterized protein At1g01500 (The sequence of the model RefSeq protein was modified relative to this genomic sequence to represent the inferred CDS: substituted 1 base at 1 genomic stop codon), with protein MKKAYCAAIEMKLVPTVQHDKDASSMAPKTKSANSYQMLNGQSLTHSAWFEIRLFYVQIAPCVIDSVPDHLTLCHLRRDIGLSLEINGARIPNSDXASFTLRHDRLDKESSEVTYVATDSVKVTGGVEFEVYENNDMVLCGSLERMEGVWLNGNAGMENDSKTGWSMDCYMAASINSGSSAFFQPKLEVSAPSIEVYIAGCCSGVPVILTKTIHISPRRKCPRHATLDAIPEEEEEEEEVGKEHSKSCNGLFRQPINGLDFRTSTKCIPFTRSNGLDFRTCTKCIPFKTL; from the exons atgaaaaaggCCTACTGTGCGGCGATTGAAATGAAATTGGTACCTACCGTTCAG CATGACAAGGACGCGTCGTCCATGGCGCCCAAGACGAAGAGCGCTAATTCGTACCAGATGCTGAACGGGCAGTCGCTGACGCACTCGGCCTGGTTCGAAATCCGGTTGTTCTACGTCCAGATCGCGCCGTGCGTCATCGACAGCGTGCCGGACCACCTCACGCTCTGCCACCTCCGCCGTGACATTGGCTTGTCTCTCGAGATCAACGGCGCCAGGATTCCGAACTCCGACTAGGCCTCGTTCACGCTCCGCCACGACCGGCTGGACAAGGAGTCGTCGGAGGTGACGTACGTGGCCACCGACAGCGTGAAGGTCACCGGCGGGGTTGAGTTTGAGGTCTACGAGAACAATGACATGGTGCTGTGCGGTTCGTTGGAGAGGATGGAAGGCGTTTGGCTTAATGGGAATGCGGGGATGGAGAATGATTCCAAGACGGGTTGGAGTATGGATTGTTATATGGCTGCGTCTATTAATTCCGGCTCTTCGGCGTTTTTCCAGCCGAAACTCGAGGTTTCGGCGCCGTCTATAGAGGTTTATATCGCCGGGTGCTGCTCTGGTGTGCCAGTGATATTGACAAAGACAATACATATTAGTCCCAGGCGGAAGTGCCCAAGGCATGCCACTCTAGATGCTATtcctgaggaggaggaggaggaggaggaggtcggGAAGGAGCATAGCAAGAGCTGTAATGGGTTATTTCGTCAACCCATTAATGGGTTGGATTTTAGGACTTCTACAAAATGTATTCCATTCACACGCTCTAATGGGTTGGATTTTAGGACTTGTACAAAATGTATTCCATTCAAAACGCTCTAG
- the LOC112168921 gene encoding uncharacterized protein LOC112168921 encodes MDLMNRVFSPYLDRFVIVFIDDILVYSKSEELHAEHLNIVLETLRLYQLIAAPLTKLTRKGVRFVWSENCERSFQELKSRLTSAPILSLPDVSGEYVIYSDASRQGLGCVLMQHGNVIAYASRQLKPHESNYPTHDLELAAIVFALKLWRHYLYGARYYDCTIEYHPGKANVVAYALSRNPSVTLSYLWATRVPLLSELRSTGVELSVDEVGTLVASFHVKPAFIDKIREAQPLDPRIEGIKEGVRGGWQLEFSIRRDGTLMFGKRLCVPNVEAPKREILDEAHNSAYALHPGGTKMYRTLKEYYWWPNMKREIAAFVAHFLAVKETFSLDKLAKLYVDEIVKLHGVPESIVSDRDARFTSKFWRKIHIKILEEGSQIYHSSIGMAPYEALYGKQCRTPLCWDEVEERQLIGPEIIEITTDKIKVIRERLKTAQSRQKSYTDNHRKHLEFQVGDWVFLKLSPWKGVVRFGKRGKLSPRYIGPYEIVE; translated from the exons atggatctcatgaacAGGGTGTTTAGCCCGTATCTTGACcgctttgtgattgtgttcattgatgacATATTGGTTTATTCTAAGAGTGAGGAGTTACATGCTGAGCATTTGAATATTGTGTTGGAGACTCTGCGGCTATACCAATT AATTGCCGCTCCTCTTACCAAGTTAACGAGAAAGGGTGTCAGATTTGTTTGGTCTGAAAATTGTGAGCGGAGTTTCCAAGAACTTAAGAGTCGGTTGACTAGTGCTCCAATCCTATCCTTGCCTGATGTTAGTGGGGAGTATGTAATTTACAGTGATGCCTCTAGACAAGGCTTAGGCTGTGTTTTAATGCAGCATGGTAATGTGATTGCTTAtgcttctagacagttgaagccaCATGAGTCGAATTATCCTACACATGATTTAGAGTTGGCAGCTATTGTGTTTGCTCTTAAGTTGTGGAGGCATTATCTGTATGGAGCCAGAT attatGATTGTACCATTGAGTACCACCCCGGTAAGGCGAATGTGGTGGCGTATGCACTTAGTAGGAACCCATCCGTGACCTTGTCATATTTATGGGCCACTCGAGTACCCCTATTGTCAGAGTTGAGGTCTACAGGGGTTGAGTTATCGGTTgatgaggttggtactctggtGGCTAGTTTTCATGTGAAACCAGCATTCATTGATAAAATACGGGAAGCTCAGCCTCTTGACCCAAGAATTGAAGGGATTAAGGAAGGTGTTCGTGGTGGTTGGCAACTTGAGTTTTCTATTCGAAGAGATGGGACATTGATGTTTGGAAAGAGACTTTGTGTTCCTAATGTTGAAGCACCTAAAcgagaaatacttgatgaagctcataacTCCGCGTATGCCCTGCATCCTGGTGGTACAAAAATGTATCGGACTCTCAAAGAATACTATTGGTGGccaaacatgaaaagagaaattgcagctTTTGTGG CTCATTTTCTGGCGGTTAAGGAAACCTTTAGTTTGGATAAATTAGCAAAGCTGTATGTGGACGAAATTGTAAAGCTTCATGGTGTTCCCGAGTCCATTGTTTCTGATCGCGATGCTCGATTCACATCAAAATTTTGGAGGAAGATTCACATCAAAATTTTGGAGGAAGGTTCACAAAT TTATCACTCGAGTATTGGTATGGCTCCCTACGAAGCTTTATATGGGAAACAGTGTAGGACCCCATTATGTTGGGATGAAGTGGAAGAAAGACAACTCATTGGTCCTGAGATTATTGAAATCACAACAGATAAAATTAAAGTGATCAGAGAGAGGCTCAAGACGGCTCAAAGCAGACAGAAGAGCTACACCGATAATCACAGGAAGcatcttgaatttcaagttggtgattgggtatttTTGAAATTATCTCCTTGGAAGGGTGTGGTAAGGTTTGGTAAACGAGGGAAACTAAGTCCAAGGTATATTGGTCCCTATGAGATTGTGGAATGA
- the LOC112182985 gene encoding uncharacterized protein LOC112182985 isoform X2, with the protein MEVQIQPLQKMIFQKSKLHQTQKRKKFHLGVKPNYWILAKKKRKRPILVEFNERGQPIGQNAALFSSFIGASARELIPMTAATWKDLSATFKDQIWIHITTSFIVDEFYKKHIFQKMMNLWRDHRSLVIKQVEEQAKVVGLQRAAALLKPNNIESMDEWLAFIKNRTSAGFKEKCEKFKRMRARRTLPHRTSRKSFARLEEELREQSENPDAISRSDIWIHAYEAKKKKGSEEVVEDPEIVKQVKQKRAEQEPSQTPSLKDDAVAQVLGPDPRGRVRGLGFGAVPSKLEYQTKVGSKVANLEKQVSNQAQNMVSQSQEIERLKEVVATLLARSEKERNNHVSNSVQHSANKFALRTQNENPSVQHHSSDGIQSKHNIASVRGSESGRPQSKQSNQKKTSSIQHSASDGSQSKDKEGKRTKVTKDDQNRIELLSWFEMEEQVVAIAKLESKDPNVKVHHVPLGHECWKVWVLDVFEDIALYRPTREFGTLSMAQGSTVAWPIKYIKQV; encoded by the exons ATGGAAGTTCAAATTCAACCCCTGCAGAAGATGATATTCCAGAAGTCCAAGCtacatcaaacccagaaaagaaaaaaattccacCTCGGGGTAAAGCCAAATTATTGGatattggcaaaaaaaaaaagaaaacgtcCTATTCTAGTTGAATTCAATGAAAGAGGCCAGCCTATTGGACAAAATGCAGCTCTATTCTCCTCTTTCATTGGAGCCTCAGCAAGAGAGCTAATACCAATGACTGCTGCAACTTGGAAAGATCTATCTGCTACTTTCAAAGATCAGATTTGGATACACATCACA ACAAGTTTCATTGTTGATGAATTCTACAAGAAgcatatttttcaaaaaatgatgaatCTTTGGCGAGATCATAGATCGTTAGTGATAAAACAAGTGGAAGAGCAAGCCAAAGTTGTTGGTTTACAACGTGCTGCTGCCCTTCTCAAGCCTAAcaacatagaatccatggatgAGTGGTTAGCTTTTATTAAAAACAGAACTAGTGCAGGATTTAAG GAGAAGTGTGAAAAATTCAAGAGAATGCGGGCAAGAAGAACTTTACCACACAGAACAAGTAGAAAAAGTTTCGCACGGCTTGAAGAAGAATTG AGGGAACAAAGTGAAAATCCTGATGCGATATCAAGGTCTGATATATGGATACATGCTtatgaagcaaagaagaagaagggttcaGAGGAAGTAGTTGAGGATCCGGAAATAGTG AAACAAGTGAAGCAGAAAAGGGCAGAGCAAGAACCCTCACAAACACCTTCTTTGAAAGATGATGCTGTAGCACAAGTTCTAGGTCCTGATCCACGAGGACGGGTAAGAGGTTTAGGATTTGGAGCAGTCCCTTCAAAGTTAGAATATCAAACCAAAGTTGGAAGCAAAGTTGCTAACTTAGAGAAACAAGTGTCTAATCAAGCACAAAATATGGTTTCTCAATCACAAGAGATTGAACGATTGAAAGAAGTGGTTGCCACTCTTTTAGCAAGATCAGAGAAAGAAAGGAATAACCAT GTTAGTAACAGTGTTCAGCATTCTGCTAATAAGTTTGCACTACGAACGCAAAATGAAAATCCAAGTGTTCAACATCATAGCAGTGATGGAATACAAAGCAAACACAATATTGCTAGTGTTCGAGGTTCTGAAAGTGGGAGGCCACAAAGCAAGCAGAGCAACCAAAAGAAAACTTCAAGTATTCAACATTCTGCTAGTGATGGGTCGCAAAGCAAAGACAAGGAAGGTAAAAGGACCAAAGTTACAAAGGATGATCAGAATCGAATCGAATTGTTAAGTTGGTTTGAGATGGAAGAACAAGTTGTTGCAATTGCAAAACTAGAGTCAAAAGATCCAAATGTAAAAGTCCATCATGTGCCCCTTGGTCATGAATGCTGGAAAGTTTGGGTGCTTGATGTTTTTGAGGATATAGCTTTATATCGACCAACTAGGGAGTTTGGAACACTGAGTATGGCTCAAGGAAGTACAGTTGCATGGCCTATCAAGTACATCAAACAAGTTTAG
- the LOC112182985 gene encoding uncharacterized protein LOC112182985 isoform X1 yields the protein MEVQIQPLQKMIFQKSKLHQTQKRKKFHLGVKPNYWILAKKKRKRPILVEFNERGQPIGQNAALFSSFIGASARELIPMTAATWKDLSATFKDQIWIHITTSFIVDEFYKKHIFQKMMNLWRDHRSLVIKQVEEQAKVVGLQRAAALLKPNNIESMDEWLAFIKNRTSAGFKEKCEKFKRMRARRTLPHRTSRKSFARLEEELREQSENPDAISRSDIWIHAYEAKKKKGSEEVVEDPEIVKQVKQKRAEQEPSQTPSLKDDAVAQVLGPDPRGRVRGLGFGAVPSKLEYQTKVGSKVANLEKQVSNQAQNMVSQSQEIERLKEVVATLLARSEKERNNHQVSNSVQHSANKFALRTQNENPSVQHHSSDGIQSKHNIASVRGSESGRPQSKQSNQKKTSSIQHSASDGSQSKDKEGKRTKVTKDDQNRIELLSWFEMEEQVVAIAKLESKDPNVKVHHVPLGHECWKVWVLDVFEDIALYRPTREFGTLSMAQGSTVAWPIKYIKQV from the exons ATGGAAGTTCAAATTCAACCCCTGCAGAAGATGATATTCCAGAAGTCCAAGCtacatcaaacccagaaaagaaaaaaattccacCTCGGGGTAAAGCCAAATTATTGGatattggcaaaaaaaaaaagaaaacgtcCTATTCTAGTTGAATTCAATGAAAGAGGCCAGCCTATTGGACAAAATGCAGCTCTATTCTCCTCTTTCATTGGAGCCTCAGCAAGAGAGCTAATACCAATGACTGCTGCAACTTGGAAAGATCTATCTGCTACTTTCAAAGATCAGATTTGGATACACATCACA ACAAGTTTCATTGTTGATGAATTCTACAAGAAgcatatttttcaaaaaatgatgaatCTTTGGCGAGATCATAGATCGTTAGTGATAAAACAAGTGGAAGAGCAAGCCAAAGTTGTTGGTTTACAACGTGCTGCTGCCCTTCTCAAGCCTAAcaacatagaatccatggatgAGTGGTTAGCTTTTATTAAAAACAGAACTAGTGCAGGATTTAAG GAGAAGTGTGAAAAATTCAAGAGAATGCGGGCAAGAAGAACTTTACCACACAGAACAAGTAGAAAAAGTTTCGCACGGCTTGAAGAAGAATTG AGGGAACAAAGTGAAAATCCTGATGCGATATCAAGGTCTGATATATGGATACATGCTtatgaagcaaagaagaagaagggttcaGAGGAAGTAGTTGAGGATCCGGAAATAGTG AAACAAGTGAAGCAGAAAAGGGCAGAGCAAGAACCCTCACAAACACCTTCTTTGAAAGATGATGCTGTAGCACAAGTTCTAGGTCCTGATCCACGAGGACGGGTAAGAGGTTTAGGATTTGGAGCAGTCCCTTCAAAGTTAGAATATCAAACCAAAGTTGGAAGCAAAGTTGCTAACTTAGAGAAACAAGTGTCTAATCAAGCACAAAATATGGTTTCTCAATCACAAGAGATTGAACGATTGAAAGAAGTGGTTGCCACTCTTTTAGCAAGATCAGAGAAAGAAAGGAATAACCAT CAGGTTAGTAACAGTGTTCAGCATTCTGCTAATAAGTTTGCACTACGAACGCAAAATGAAAATCCAAGTGTTCAACATCATAGCAGTGATGGAATACAAAGCAAACACAATATTGCTAGTGTTCGAGGTTCTGAAAGTGGGAGGCCACAAAGCAAGCAGAGCAACCAAAAGAAAACTTCAAGTATTCAACATTCTGCTAGTGATGGGTCGCAAAGCAAAGACAAGGAAGGTAAAAGGACCAAAGTTACAAAGGATGATCAGAATCGAATCGAATTGTTAAGTTGGTTTGAGATGGAAGAACAAGTTGTTGCAATTGCAAAACTAGAGTCAAAAGATCCAAATGTAAAAGTCCATCATGTGCCCCTTGGTCATGAATGCTGGAAAGTTTGGGTGCTTGATGTTTTTGAGGATATAGCTTTATATCGACCAACTAGGGAGTTTGGAACACTGAGTATGGCTCAAGGAAGTACAGTTGCATGGCCTATCAAGTACATCAAACAAGTTTAG